From Labeo rohita strain BAU-BD-2019 chromosome 18, IGBB_LRoh.1.0, whole genome shotgun sequence, the proteins below share one genomic window:
- the LOC127180821 gene encoding LOW QUALITY PROTEIN: extracellular calcium-sensing receptor-like (The sequence of the model RefSeq protein was modified relative to this genomic sequence to represent the inferred CDS: deleted 1 base in 1 codon), whose protein sequence is MMLSSIFGMLLFLYILLCFIQIQAKAGNIPCRMMGEPKYPLFFKDGDVTIGALFPVHSIETLSSFKFTQKPQFLSCSSVSLRDFRLAQIMIFAIEEINRSESLLPNISIGYKIYDTCSSRMSSMSATMGLMNGLEFVAGDTCTKKSPIHAIIGETESSATVILSRTTGPFKIPVISHAASCECLSNRIDYPSFFRTISSDYHQGRALAYIVKHFGWSWVGAVNSDNDYGNNGMAIFLNTAQKEGICVEYSVKFYRTEHEKLKKVVDIIKKGTAKVLVAFISFLEMGLLTEQLSIQNITGLQMVGVEAWITSKSLITPTTFRVLGGSLGFAMRKINIEGFADYVIKAFWDTAVPCSQGQGNDSQIKVNCSRYQDLLVLKNYNEDVPEHRFSSNVYKAVYAVAHSLHNLLKCKTQEGCEKGLTIQPQQVVEALKKVNFTVKFGDCVWFDSTGATVAQYEIVNWQQDSDGSIQFKPVGYYDASLPPDQRFVVNTENILWAGGTLKKPRSVCSESCSPGTRKAAQKGRPICCYDCIPCAEGEISNETDSNNCKQCPGEYWSNAEKNKCVLKAVEFLSFTEVMGIVLVIFSLFGVGLTVLVAILFYNKKDTPIVKANNSELSFLLLFSLSLCFLCSLTFIGRPTEWSCMLRHTAFGITFVLCISCVLGKTIVVLMAFKATLPGSNVMKWFGPAQQRISVLAFTLMQVLICVLWLTISPPFPYKNMKYYKEKIILECSLGSTLGFWAVLGYIGLLAVLCFILAFLARTLPDNFNEAKFITFSMLIFCAVWITFIPAYVSSPGKFTVAVEIFAILSSSTGLLFCIFAPKCYIILLKPEQNTKQCMMGKTTPKSY, encoded by the exons ATGATGTTGAGCTCAATCTTTGGGATGCTTCTGTTTCTTTACATACTCCTGTGCTTCATTCAGATTCAAGCAAAGGCAGGAAACATTCCTTGCCGAATGATGGGAGAACCTAAGTACCCTCTGTTTTTCAAGGATGGAGACGTAACTATTGGGGCACTTTTTCCAGTACACAGCATAGAGACGTTATCTTCATTTAAGTTTACACAAAAACCTCAGTTTCTATCATGCTCCAG TGTGAGTCTGAGAGATTTTCGGCTGGCTCAAATCATGATCTTTGCCATTGAGGAGATTAACAGAAGTGAAAGTTTGCTTCCAAATATTTCTATTGGTTACAAAATTTATGATACCTGTAGTTCAAGAATGTCTTCTATGAGTGCAACTATGGGACTAATGAATGGTCTAGAGTTTGTAGCAGGGGACACTTGCACTAAAAAGTCTCCTATACATGCCATCATAGGAGAAACAGAGTCTTCTGCCACAGTGATTTTGTCCAGAACTACAGGACCTTTTAAAATTCCAGTG ataagTCATGCGGCCTCCTGTGAATGTCTCAGTAACAGAATAGATTATCCTTCATTCTTCAGGACTATTTCTAGTGATTACCACCAAGGCAGAGCACTTGCATATATAGTCAAGCACTTTGGCTGGTCTTGGGTGGGGGCTGTGAACAGTGACAATGACTATGGAAACAATGGAATGGCCATATTTCTCAACACAGCTCAGAAAGAAGGGATCTGTGTGGAGTACTCTGTGAAATTCTATCGAACAGAGCatgaaaaactcaaaaaagtggtagacataata aaaaaaggtacagcAAAAGTGCttgttgcatttatttcatttcttgaGATGGGCTTATTAACTGAACAGTTAAGTATTCAGAACATTACGGGCCTCCAAATGGTCGGTGTGGAGGCATGGATAACTTCCAAGAGTTTGATCACTCCAACTACTTTTCGTGTGCTGGGAGGTTCACTGGGGTTTGCAATGAGAAAAATCAATATCGAAGGTTTTGCAGACTATGTTATAAAAGCATTCTGGGACACAGCTGTTCCATGCTCACAGGGTCAAGGTAATGATTCTCAGATCAAAGTAAATTGCAGCAGATATCAGGATCTGCTAGTgctgaaaaattacaatgaagatGTGCCTGAACACAGATTTTCAAGCAACGTTTACAAAGCAGTTTATGCTGTGGCTCATTCATTACACAATCTACTAAAGTGCAAAACACAAGAAGGTTGTGAGAAAGGCCTGACAATACAACCACAACAG GTGGTTGAGGCtctgaaaaaagtaaatttcaCTGTAAAGTTCGGAGATTGTGTGTGGTTTGACAGTACTGGTGCCACAGTAGCCCAATATGAAATTGTTAACTGGCAGCAGGACTCTGATGGATCAATCCAATTTAAACCAGTAGGATACTATGATGCCTCACTGCCTCCTGACCAACGCTTTGTGGTTAACACTGAAAACATACTTTGGGCTGGAGGAACACTAAAG AAGCCAAGGTCTGTGTGCAGTGAGAGCTGTTCTCCAGGCACTAGGAAGGCTGCACAGAAAGGAAGACCCATCTGCTGTTATGACTGTATTCCATGTGCAGAAGGAGAAATCAGTAACGAGACAG ATTCAAATAACTGCAAGCAGTGTCCAGGGGAATACTGGTctaatgctgaaaaaaataagtgtGTGCTAAAGGCTGTAGAGTTTCTCTCATTCACAGAAGTTATGGGTATAGTGCTAGTCATTTTCTCACTGTTTGGAGTAGGATTAACAGTGCTGGTGGCCATCCTCTTTTACAACAAGAAGGACACCCCCATAGTAAAAGCCAACAACTCAGAGCTGAGCTTCCTGCTGCTCTTCTCATTGTCTCTGTGTTTCCTCTGTTCACTTACTTTCATTGGTCGACCCACTGAGTGGTCCTGCATGTTGCGTCACACAGCATTTGGGATCACTTTTGTTCTCTGTATCTCCTGTGTTCTTGGGAAAACAATAGTAGTGTTAATGGCCTTCAAGGCTACACTTCCAGGAAGTAATGTCATGAAATGGTTTGGGCCTGCACAACAACGAATCAGTGTTCTTGCCTTTACACTCATGCAGGTTCTTATCTGTGTGCTTTGGCTCACAATATCACCTCCATTTccctacaaaaatatgaaatattataaggAAAAGATTATTCTTGAGTGCAGTCTGGGTTCTACTCTAGGTTTCTGGGCGGTTTTGGGTTATATTGGCCTACTGGCTGTCTTGTGCTTTATTCTGGCTTTTCTGGCTCGCACACTGCCTGATAACTTTAATGAAGCCAAATTCATCACATTTAGTATGCTCATATTTTGTGCTGTATGGATTACATTTATACCAGCTTATGTCAGTTCTCCTGGAAAATTTACTGTAGCTGTGGAGATATTTGCCATTTTATCCTCAAGCACTGGTTTACTATTCTGCATATTTGCTCCTAAATGTTATATCATCCTGCTTAAGCCTGAACAAAATACAaagcaatgcatgatgggaaaaACAACACCTAAGTCCTATTga
- the LOC127180808 gene encoding extracellular calcium-sensing receptor-like gives MFLFLYTLLLFYHLNVKAEKNICRIMGDPTYPLFSKDGDVTIGAILAIHSKLALSSFEFTQKPQLLSCSSVNLQDFRMIQTMIFAIDEINKSEILLPNVSIGYRIYDSCGSRLASMSATMALMNGPEFAGGETCNERSSVHAIIGEPQSSATVILSRTTGSFKIPVISHSATCECLSNRKYYPSVFRTIASDYHQSRALAYMVKYFGWSWVGAVNSDNDYGNYGMAIFLNIAQEESICVEYSVKFQRTETEKLKIVVDTIKKGTAKVIVAFLTSFEMNNLLDQLSIQNITGLQVIGVEAWITASSMITPNSFSVLGGSLGFAVRKINIRGFADYVLKAFWKTAFACSQKNSSETELSCSRYQDLLVLESYNEDVPEQRYASNVYKAVYAVAHSLHSLLKCKEHEGCKQNITIQPQEVVEALKNVNFTVKMGDRVWFDSTGATVAQYEVVNWQQDSDGSIQFKPVGYYDASLPLDQRFVLNIDSIIWAGGQLEKPRSVCSDSCLPGTRKATQKGRPVCCYDCIPCAEGEISNETDSNNCKQCPGEYWSNAEKNKCVLKAIEFLSFTEIMGVVLVFFSLFGAGLTVLVAILFYNKKDTPIVKANNSELSFLLLFSLSLCFLCSLTFIGRPTEWSCMLRHTAFGITFVLCISCVLGKTIVVLMAFKATLPGSNVMKWFGPAQQRLSVLAFTLIQVLICVLWLTISPPFPYKNMKYYNEKIILECSLGSTIGFSAVLGYIGLLAVLCFILAFLARTLPDNFNEAKFITFSMLIFCAVWITFIPAYVSSPGKLTVAVEIFAILASSFGLLLCIFAPKFYIILLKPEQNTKQHVMGKI, from the exons ATGTTTCTCTTTCTTTACACACTCCTGCTTTTCTATCACCTTAATGTGaaggcagaaaaaaatatttgcagaaTAATGGGAGACCCTACGTACCCCCTGTTTTCCAAGGACGGAGACGTAACTATTGGAGCAATTTTGGCAATACACAGTAAACTAGCATTATCTTCATTTGAGTTTACACAAAAACCTCAGCTTCTATCATGCTCCAG TGTGAATCTACAAGATTTTAGGATGATTCAAACAATGATCTTTGCCATAGACGAAATTAACAAAAGTGAAATTTTGCTCCCAAATGTTTCTATTGGCTACAGAATTTATGATAGCTGTGGTTCAAGACTGGCTTCTATGAGTGCAACTATGGCACTGATGAATGGACCAGAGTTTGCAGGAGGGGAGACATGTAATGAACGGTCCTCTGTACATGCTATCATAGGGGAACCACAATCTTCTGCCACTGTGATTCTGTCCAGAACAACAGGATCTTTTAAAATTCCAGTG ATAAGTCACTCAGCCACATGTGAATGTCTCAGTAATAGAAAATATTACCCATCTGTCTTTAGGACTATTGCTAGTGATTATCACCAGAGCAGAGCACTTGCATACATGGTCAAATACTTTGGCTGGTCCTGGGTGGGAGCTGTGAACAGTGACAATGACTATGGGAACTATGGAATGGCCATATTTCTGAATATAGCCCAGGAAGAGAGCATTTGTGTGGAGTACTCTGTGAAATTCCAGAGAACAGAgactgaaaaactaaaaatcgtAGTAGACACAATAAAAAAAGGCACTGCAAAAGTGATTGTTGCATTTCTTACCAGTTTTGAGATGAACAATCTACTTGATCAGCTAAGTATTCAAAACATTACAGGCCTCCAGGTAATTGGCGTGGAGGCATGGATAACAGCAAGCAGTATGATAACTCCAAACAGTTTCAGTGTGCTGGGAGGGTCACTGGGGTTTGCAGTTAGAAAAATCAATATCAGAGGTTTTGCAGATTATGTTCTAAAAGCATTCTGGAAAACAGCTTTTGCCTGTTCACAGAAGAATTCTTCTGAAACTGAATTAAGTTGCAGCAGATATCAGGATCTGCTTGTGCTGGAAAGCTACAATGAAGATGTGCCTGAACAAAGATATGCAAGTAATGTGTACAAAGCGGTTTATGCTGTGGCTCATTCACTACATAGTCTTCTCAAATGCAAAGAACATGAAGGCTGCAAGCAAAACATAACAATACAACCACAGGag GTGGTTGAGGCTCTGAAAAATGTCAATTTCACTGTAAAGATGGGAGATCGTGTGTGGTTTGACAGCACTGGTGCCACAGTAGCCCAATATGAAGTTGTAAACTGGCAGCAGGACTCTGATGGATCAATTCAGTTTAAACCAGTGGGATACTATGATGCCTCACTGCCCCTTGATCAGCGCTTTGTGCTCAACATTGACAGCATAATCTGGGCTGGAGGACAGCTCGAG AAGCCAAGGTCTGTGTGCAGTGATAGCTGTCTTCCAGGCACAAGGAAGGCTACACAGAAAGGAAGACCTGTCTGCTGTTATGACTGCATTCCATGTGCAGAAGGAGAAATCAGTAATGAGACAG ATTCAAATAACTGCAAGCAGTGTCCAGGGGAATACTGGTCTAATgctgagaaaaataaatgtgtgttaaaGGCTATAGAGTTTCTGTCATTCACAGAAATTATGGGTGTAGTACTAGTCTTTTTTTCACTGTTTGGAGCAGGATTAACTGTGCTTGTGGCCATCTTGTTTTACAATAAGAAAGACACCCCCATAGTAAAAGCCAACAACTCAGAGCTGAGCTTCCTGCTGCTCTTCTCATTGTCTCTGTGTTTTCTCTGTTCACTTACTTTCATTGGTCGGCCCACTGAGTGGTCCTGTATGTTGCGTCATACAGCATTTGGGATCACCTTTGTCCTTTGCATCTCCTGTGTTCTAGGGAAAACAATAGTGGTGTTAATGGCCTTCAAGGCTACACTTCCAGGAAGTAATGTCATGAAATGGTTTGGGCCTGCACAACAACGACTCAGTGTTCTTGCCTTTACACTAATACAGGTTCTTATATGTGTGCTTTGGTTAACAATATCACCTCCATTTccctacaaaaatatgaaatactaTAATGAAAAGATCATTCTTGAGTGCAGTCTGGGTTCTACAATAGGTTTCTCTGCTGTGCTGGGTTATATTGGCCTGCTGGCTGTATTGTGCTTTATTTTAGCTTTTCTAGCTCGCACACTGCCTGACAACTTTAATGAAGCCAAATTCATCACATTCAGTATGCTCATATTCTGTGCTGTATGGATTACATTTATACCAGCTTATGTTAGTTCTCCTGGAAAATTGACTGTAGCTGTGGAGATATTTGCCATTTTAGCCTCAAGCTTTGGGTTATTACTTTGTATATTTGCACCAAAATTTTATATCATCCTGCTTAAGCCTGAACAAAATACAAAGCAACATGTAATGGGAAAGATTTAA